In Cryptococcus gattii WM276 chromosome B, complete sequence, the DNA window AGGTCAGACATTGTGAGGAATGAGTTCACTTGGAAGATAAAATTGAAAATATTGAATATCAGACGGACTGACGATGAGCATAGTAGTTTTATTTATTTGTTCGTCAAAGGATATTCATGATTAATGACAAACAAAAATGCTTACGCAAGGATTTCTTTCTCGGGGGGGGAACCTCCTGACCTTTGGAATCAGCGGGCCTGACGATGGGAGTCGCCCTTCGCCCCAAAATGTACATATTACGTAAGAGTTTGGGATAGTCTGAGTTTATCTCCCCCTTAGTCACGAGGAACTAGAAAATAAGAGCAACAATAATTAATGGACACTCCATTTTTGTATTTGTACACGTGCATCTTATTATCATTATTGTTATTTGGCATTATCATTATTGTTATTTGACCCCAGAAGTAAGTTAACTGTGTGGTACATAACGTAAGGCGTCGATGTGCGGAAGTCGGGAGGAGATGCGGAGGGCAGGCGGAAAGGCAGATCCGAAATTCCAGCAAAAGACTTGTGACATAAGCGGCAAGGAAGCGATCCAGACCCAGTCTTTTTTCCCTGGCTCTGGCTGTGTACCTGGAAACTGTTCATCACCAAACAGGTCATCAGACAAGCCACACTGTCATATCTGCAAACGCCCCACGAATTATCCACAACCGGCTATGCTGCTTTACTTTCGTTACCATGTCCCCCTCTGCTTCACCAATAATGAATATTGCAGTCGCACACTGTTCATAATACTTTCCGCTTTGGAATTCCAATGTGGGTTGTGGAAATGCACGTGCTGGAACCGATATGTATCCGTTGCGAACTAGGATAAAGGTCAGTAATGCCACGCTTGCGGCCGGCGGGTGCACAGCAGCGACTAACTACTTACTTATTTAGTATATACAGATCGATGCAACCCGGCCCCTAAAGCTGAAGCTTGTAGGCTGGAAGCTTGAGGCCAATGGCTGGTGACACACCACTCTACCCGGCTCTTCCACCATTAATGCGCAGGAACCCGACTGTTGATGAAAGACTCTTTCCATACATAATACATAGTGCATGGCCAATTGCTTTTGTGTGTGTGGTGGCCCCTTTCTCATTCTCATTTCTGATCTGGTTTCCGCGAGTCTATACAATTACGCAGTCCAGACTTCCGTTGGCCTGTAAGTACAAGATACACTTTATAAGCAACAATCCGATGCACGTGAAAGTAAAATGAACGACGAAACACGACACATGTGGTGTCTCGAAGGGAATGCATTGTATATAAGCGGGAAGTGGGGAGCTAAAAGGAGCGAGTAAAGAGCAAAGATAGGAGATATTAGGACATAAGATGTAAGATACAGGGGAAGGGACTGAGCCAGGGAACATTAGGGGTTATTAAACATTTATGCGAACAGCAAACGAAACACGACGACGCTTCGGGTGCTGATGAGTTGTCGGATGTCGAATAAATAATTTAAGGATGTCAAGTGATTTTGCATGGTCCGAAAGTCTTTCGACCTGCTTCCGTCTTTTGTTATTCTCATATGTCCATCCTCTCGCACTCTCTACTTGCCATTAACATAATCGTCGCCACCGCCGCCACCCCATTCACCCGCTTTCAGAACATTATAGTGACCGCATCGCACTACGTAGTGGTTGCAAATTAGCCGATCCCGCCATAACAACCGAAAACTGCGGGCACTTTTGGCCACTCGATTTGATTCCAGCAAATAGCAACGGTTTCCACGCCATCCGCAAGATTGAACATTATCTTTCAATTTGGGGTACACAAAGGCAATGACTGGAAACTGCACTGTCGCAGCATACTCGGATGGACTGTTACCCAGCGTTCATGACAATGATCACGAAGTTTTGCAATCCATGAGCATTGGGAAGAAAAAGTTGGGACTGGAAAATGGGACAGAAGCGCGGATGGGCCTGGATGGATATGGAAAGCGAGGACTGAGCGAAGTGAGTGCATATCCATTTTGGTTTATTTTATTTTGGTTATGGTGTATAGTGTATGTCGCGCGGTGTGATTCCAGCAAATGGCGGGGGACAGGGAAGATCAAATGGAAGGATCAGCGCTCGATGATGACCGTTGTTCCTTTACCCCTGGTGTCCTTTTTCCTTCGTCCCATCATGTAAACAATTGTCGGGCTGACCACTGCAATCCCTTTCCGCATATTACAGCCTCCCTCTAGCAATATGCCAAACGCGAACGTCGCCGTTCCCCTATATCCTGCCAGTTCAACCCATTCTCTGGGCCGAGGCTCTCCATTCTCCTCAGCAACAACTGCGTTTGAGACTAGAGGACAGCATCCACTGGCCCAGCCTCCTCTCAATGCCAACAGCTCCTCAAACAGTCCATCTCCTCTACCTCTTGACTTCACCCCAATTCCTTTTGCGCAAGTTACCAATCTTCGGAAATCGCTTTCCCGCCGTCGGTCATCTTACCCTCCCGCGACAACACCGAGTGGATTGGATAGTCTTTTCCCTTGGTCCACTAGTGGGACACCCAAAGCAGACTTCTCATCACTCTTGGATTCTCTTCCGGGCCTTGCTGAGGGTATAGACGTGAACAAGGGAACAGGATGGACCCCAGGAAGCGGCTCTTGGGAACAATTCATTAATCCATCAACTGATGTAGTGGGGTCGACAGACATGTGGTCGAATGCGGTTTCCCATGCTTCACACAAGCCTCCGGCCCCATCAGTCACAGCTGTTCCTGCACCACAATCTGATGAGACGAAAGGGACATGTGCACCTGTAGCCCGTCAGCTCTCAAGCATTTTGCGGCCGCCACCGCTTACCCCAGGCAAGAGGAACATCCAACAGTCCCACGAATCAGAATGGAGAACTGCGTTGGGGAGTGTGATTCAAGTGGATAGTGTAGGGGATGTACCTGTTCTGAAGGTGTTGCAAGAGATTTGGAAGCGGGGTGGCGGTGATTCTGTAGGTTCATTCCCATTAACATATAATGGGCCCAACTAATTAATTCTTGGTAGGTGACTGCCCTCTGTTTATGGCCTAGCATTATTGTGGCCCTGGCCATTCCTGCAGACTCGGGACCCGAATTCCGGGTACCTAATCCATCAGCACAATCTGCAATGTCGTTACAACAACTATATAACCTCACTATTCGTCATTGGGAGCCGGCCATCTTTTCTGGGCTACTCGGTCTCTTTGCGTCTGGGAATATGCAATCCTCTGCTGCAGTACCAATGGATCGTGCCTTTCAGTCACAGCATTATGGTCCTTCCACCCCAATGAGAGACACAGATCTTTCACAGTGGATAAACCTCACGCCGGGCGCCTGGTCAGCTCAACATGATCCCTTCATTGGACCAACTGGCCAGAGTAATCTTTTCAAGTCGCAGGCACCTGAGGATGCCGGGTTTCCTTTCCCCCTCACTACGTCCGGAGCAAAGGCCGGGGATGCTAGACGTAAGTCTTTGCCAGGCGGGGTAGC includes these proteins:
- a CDS encoding Hypothetical Protein (Similar to TIGR gene model, INSD accession AAW40940.1), giving the protein MTGNCTVAAYSDGLLPSVHDNDHEVLQSMSIGKKKLGLENGTEARMGLDGYGKRGLSEPPSSNMPNANVAVPLYPASSTHSLGRGSPFSSATTAFETRGQHPLAQPPLNANSSSNSPSPLPLDFTPIPFAQVTNLRKSLSRRRSSYPPATTPSGLDSLFPWSTSGTPKADFSSLLDSLPGLAEGIDVNKGTGWTPGSGSWEQFINPSTDVVGSTDMWSNAVSHASHKPPAPSVTAVPAPQSDETKGTCAPVARQLSSILRPPPLTPGKRNIQQSHESEWRTALGSVIQVDSVGDVPVLKVLQEIWKRGGGDSVTALCLWPSIIVALAIPADSGPEFRVPNPSAQSAMSLQQLYNLTIRHWEPAIFSGLLGLFASGNMQSSAAVPMDRAFQSQHYGPSTPMRDTDLSQWINLTPGAWSAQHDPFIGPTGQSNLFKSQAPEDAGFPFPLTTSGAKAGDARRKSLPGGVAEEDQMGQSIAEILARMEEDQDGDGPVSVAEEFKAQSQPPQVPVTELGPTQKANPLNQSFHLPTPETTSSDSPINHNAHNSKIAFSPPTSMCSPFVSAGSTGSVVPTSENGSTATKGSAHVKTRPTQVSIPPVDFIPPPPMCMFFNPSFENLQEGKSGVWRGDLEVRGRGGGKFSVLVIGESGMDHLWQSHHWPQSLSYPLKPSSSDEFYTSSMIPVSHLAREGLVPITMGMVLCNEPADRIDPYVKMVHGLHAEGVAFHLPCENPRLPVVFLPTKFHANDPLLRLGVAFMGKAGLPYPSAPLSAPRARRHTYDISASSREEPKNKKRRQSASTSVTSTKSGSRRNSKEKVAQ